The following coding sequences are from one Psychrobacter sp. AH5 window:
- a CDS encoding SDR family NAD(P)-dependent oxidoreductase: protein MANPSKKAIAKTVKGKNIIITGASSGIGERTAFLLSECGAHVILLARTEDKLKAVKENIEALGGKASYYPCDLTDMEDIEKTSQLIRNDFDSIDVLVNNAGRSIRRSVHESVNRFHDFERTMDINYFGAVKIILAFLPGMIERKTGQIVNISSIGVLANSPRFGAYVASKSALDAFSRCLAAEVKGDNITITNIFMPLVRTPMIAPTKLYRYMPALMPNEAALMVAKAIVQKPNSIASGMGKFASATYSLAPAINVGIQSIGYRIFPSSSAAQTTDTKPTLAQRAFARILPGEYH, encoded by the coding sequence ATGGCTAATCCCTCAAAAAAAGCAATCGCGAAAACCGTAAAAGGTAAAAACATCATTATAACGGGTGCTTCAAGCGGCATTGGTGAGCGCACCGCTTTTTTGCTTAGCGAATGCGGCGCTCATGTTATTTTGCTGGCGCGTACCGAAGATAAGCTCAAGGCGGTCAAAGAAAATATTGAAGCTTTGGGCGGCAAGGCGAGTTATTACCCTTGTGATCTAACAGATATGGAGGATATCGAAAAGACCAGCCAGCTCATTCGCAATGATTTTGATAGTATCGATGTGCTAGTCAATAACGCTGGTCGCTCCATTCGCCGCTCCGTGCATGAATCGGTCAATCGCTTCCATGATTTTGAGCGTACCATGGATATCAACTACTTTGGTGCGGTGAAGATTATCTTAGCTTTCTTACCAGGTATGATAGAGCGTAAAACCGGTCAAATCGTCAATATCTCATCGATTGGCGTACTGGCGAATAGTCCGCGTTTCGGCGCTTATGTCGCCTCAAAATCAGCTCTAGATGCCTTTAGCCGTTGTCTAGCCGCCGAGGTCAAAGGCGATAATATTACGATTACCAATATTTTTATGCCACTTGTGCGTACGCCAATGATTGCGCCAACGAAGCTTTATCGCTATATGCCGGCGCTGATGCCTAACGAGGCCGCCTTGATGGTTGCCAAAGCCATCGTACAAAAGCCAAATAGTATCGCAAGCGGTATGGGTAAATTCGCTTCTGCGACTTATTCGCTAGCACCAGCGATTAACGTTGGTATTCAGTCTATCGGTTATCGCATCTTCCCAAGCTCGTCAGCGGCGCAAACCACCGATACCAAGCCGACTCTAGCTCAGCGCGCCTTTGCTAGAATTCTGCCGGGCGAGTATCATTAA
- a CDS encoding arsenic transporter: MLALAIFIVTLTLVIWQPKGLGIGWSAMGGAVVALLLGVVQLSDVAIVWNIVWDATFTFVALIIISLILDEAGFFGWAALHVARLGNGHGRRLFPMIVILGAFIAAFFANDGAALLLTPIVIAILLRLDFAPKSALAFIIATGFIADTASLPLVTSNLVNIVSANYFDIGFGRYAAVMVPVNIVSVIATLLVLWLVYARHIPKHYSMDSLSSPQSAIKDPLVFRAAFPLLALLLIAYFATESLGLVISLVTSIAALVLMAIAGRWWQGGRDTKFSVTHVLRKAPWQIVLFSIGMYLVVYGLSNAGLTAYGAPILNWLGQQGNVIATVGTGFLSAIVASVMNNMPSTLIGALAIDSAQVPTATRELMIYANVIGNDLGPKFTPIGSLATLLWLHVLAEKDYKISWGQYMKIGLLITPPVLLVTLLALVIWLPMLPSV, from the coding sequence ATGCTCGCATTAGCGATTTTTATTGTCACCTTGACCTTAGTCATATGGCAGCCAAAAGGACTGGGTATCGGTTGGAGTGCAATGGGCGGCGCAGTAGTTGCCCTGCTTTTGGGGGTGGTGCAATTATCAGATGTGGCTATCGTCTGGAATATCGTCTGGGATGCCACCTTTACCTTTGTCGCGCTCATCATCATCTCATTGATATTAGATGAGGCTGGATTTTTTGGCTGGGCGGCATTGCATGTTGCAAGATTAGGTAATGGTCATGGTCGGCGACTGTTTCCCATGATTGTGATTCTAGGTGCGTTCATTGCCGCCTTTTTTGCTAATGATGGGGCGGCGTTATTGCTTACTCCTATTGTCATTGCCATTTTGCTGCGCCTTGATTTTGCACCCAAATCAGCTTTAGCCTTTATCATCGCTACTGGCTTTATTGCCGATACCGCAAGTCTGCCATTAGTAACGTCTAATCTAGTCAACATCGTTAGCGCTAATTATTTTGATATTGGTTTTGGTCGCTATGCGGCAGTCATGGTGCCAGTGAATATCGTATCTGTTATCGCAACGCTACTGGTATTATGGCTTGTCTATGCGCGACATATCCCGAAGCATTATTCAATGGATAGTCTAAGCTCACCGCAATCTGCTATCAAAGACCCTTTGGTTTTTCGAGCGGCCTTTCCATTATTGGCCTTACTACTTATCGCTTATTTTGCCACCGAGTCATTAGGTCTTGTGATTTCATTGGTGACTAGTATCGCGGCGCTAGTGCTTATGGCAATCGCAGGTCGCTGGTGGCAAGGCGGTCGTGATACCAAATTTTCTGTGACCCACGTTCTACGTAAAGCTCCTTGGCAAATTGTCTTGTTTTCCATCGGTATGTATTTAGTGGTTTATGGCTTAAGTAACGCAGGACTCACGGCATATGGCGCGCCAATACTAAACTGGTTAGGACAGCAAGGTAACGTCATTGCGACGGTCGGCACAGGCTTTCTATCAGCTATCGTAGCATCTGTAATGAATAATATGCCGTCAACCCTCATAGGAGCGCTGGCAATTGATAGCGCCCAAGTTCCCACTGCAACGCGTGAGTTGATGATTTATGCCAATGTTATTGGTAATGATTTAGGACCAAAATTCACCCCAATTGGTAGCTTAGCAACATTGTTATGGCTACATGTACTGGCGGAAAAGGATTATAAAATCAGCTGGGGTCAGTATATGAAGATTGGCTTATTAATCACGCCACCTGTACTACTCGTAACGCTTTTAGCCTTAGTGATTTGGTTACCTATGTTACCCAGCGTTTAA
- the arsH gene encoding arsenical resistance protein ArsH yields MVQSTKDNSLDASVDLTELPNIDAVELQPIDIEALIGANDPRHPPRILVLYGSLRERSFSKLASEEASRVLRWYGCEVRTFDPTGLPLPDSTDANHPKVRELRELAAWSEGMLWVSPERHGSITSIMKAQIDWIPLSLGGVRPTQGKTLAVMQVSGGSQSFNTVNQLRILGRWMRMITIPNQSSVPKAFLEFDDNNRMLNSPLYQRIVDVCEELVKFTWLTRGRSTYLTDRYSERVESREEVSQRVNQKSL; encoded by the coding sequence ATAGTCCAATCTACTAAAGATAATAGTTTAGACGCCTCTGTCGATTTAACGGAGTTACCAAATATAGATGCAGTAGAGCTGCAACCGATTGATATTGAGGCTCTGATTGGTGCAAATGATCCCCGTCATCCACCAAGAATATTGGTGCTATACGGCTCTTTACGTGAACGCTCGTTCTCTAAATTAGCAAGTGAAGAGGCAAGTCGGGTATTGCGTTGGTATGGTTGCGAGGTGCGTACCTTTGATCCCACAGGTTTACCGTTACCTGATAGTACCGATGCTAATCATCCGAAAGTACGAGAGTTACGTGAGCTAGCAGCGTGGTCTGAGGGCATGCTATGGGTTAGCCCTGAGCGCCATGGCAGTATCACTAGCATCATGAAAGCGCAGATTGATTGGATTCCACTGTCATTAGGTGGCGTTCGACCGACTCAAGGCAAGACGCTGGCAGTAATGCAAGTCAGTGGCGGCAGTCAGAGCTTTAATACCGTCAATCAGCTGCGTATCTTGGGCCGCTGGATGCGTATGATTACCATACCCAATCAGTCGTCTGTTCCGAAAGCTTTTTTAGAGTTTGATGACAATAATCGTATGCTTAATTCGCCTTTATATCAGCGTATCGTTGATGTGTGTGAGGAATTAGTGAAGTTTACGTGGCTCACACGTGGTCGCTCCACTTATCTAACCGATCGTTATTCTGAGCGCGTAGAGAGTCGTGAGGAAGTATCACAGCGTGTAAATCAAAAATCACTCTAA
- a CDS encoding helix-turn-helix transcriptional regulator: protein MEIINATASFAALSQDTRLKAFRLLVSHEPDGLPAGEIARNLGVPHNTMSAHLAVLARAGWVRSQRQSRQIIYRASLTHVEDVIQFLLKDCCAGHPELCGSLLDSLSACNINPSDKPNS, encoded by the coding sequence ATGGAAATAATAAATGCTACTGCCAGCTTTGCTGCGCTCTCTCAAGACACTCGATTAAAAGCTTTTAGACTATTGGTTAGTCATGAGCCTGATGGTCTGCCTGCTGGTGAAATCGCTCGCAATCTTGGTGTGCCACATAATACGATGTCGGCTCATTTAGCCGTGCTTGCCCGGGCAGGATGGGTAAGGTCACAACGACAAAGCCGCCAGATTATTTATCGTGCGTCTCTTACGCATGTCGAAGATGTCATTCAATTCTTGTTAAAAGACTGCTGTGCAGGTCACCCAGAGTTATGTGGCTCTCTTTTGGACAGCTTGAGTGCCTGTAATATCAACCCATCCGACAAACCCAACAGCTAA
- a CDS encoding ArsO family NAD(P)H-dependent flavin-containing monooxygenase, with protein sequence MSTKIFDAVVIGGGQAGLAVGYYLRRAKLDFIILDNQSQSGGAWQHTWPSLRLFSPAIMSSLPGRLMPKAKDNEYPHRDEVLSYLADYEQHYQLPVYRPYQVTNVQRDSEHNFLRVTDGKFTWLAKAVVNTTGTWSHSVIPTLVGQEMYRGEQCHSAHYAGIEAYKGKRILVVGGGNSGAQIYAELAEVADVSWVTREPPLFLADDVDGRVLFERATARITGNNGDAPVGGIGDIVMVPPVKAARDKGILKAVSMFSRFTEQGVVWSDGREEQIDAVIWCTGFKPELDHIANLGVLEDDGKVEVKQGQSIKEPRLWLFGYGDWASPGSATLIGAGRSARENTPALIDFVQGVS encoded by the coding sequence ATGTCAACTAAGATATTCGATGCGGTCGTGATTGGCGGCGGTCAAGCAGGTTTAGCGGTAGGATATTATCTTAGACGCGCTAAGCTTGACTTTATTATCCTTGATAATCAAAGCCAAAGTGGTGGAGCGTGGCAACATACTTGGCCATCACTACGGTTATTTTCTCCGGCAATAATGAGTTCATTACCTGGTAGGCTCATGCCAAAGGCCAAAGATAATGAATACCCGCATCGAGATGAGGTGCTCAGTTATCTTGCTGATTATGAGCAACACTACCAACTGCCTGTGTATCGACCATATCAGGTGACCAATGTACAACGCGATAGTGAACACAACTTTTTGCGGGTGACGGATGGAAAATTTACTTGGTTGGCTAAAGCAGTGGTTAATACGACAGGTACATGGAGTCATAGCGTTATACCAACGCTTGTTGGCCAAGAAATGTACCGCGGTGAGCAGTGCCATTCTGCACACTATGCTGGTATTGAAGCGTATAAAGGCAAGCGGATACTAGTAGTCGGTGGTGGCAATTCTGGCGCGCAAATTTATGCTGAGCTAGCTGAGGTTGCTGATGTAAGCTGGGTCACGCGTGAGCCGCCATTATTTTTAGCAGATGATGTCGATGGTCGCGTATTATTTGAGAGAGCTACGGCTCGGATTACGGGTAATAATGGAGATGCACCTGTGGGCGGAATTGGTGACATTGTTATGGTGCCTCCAGTGAAAGCGGCTCGTGATAAAGGTATTTTAAAAGCGGTGTCTATGTTTAGCCGATTTACTGAGCAAGGTGTCGTGTGGAGCGATGGACGTGAGGAACAAATCGATGCGGTGATCTGGTGCACTGGGTTCAAACCAGAGCTTGACCATATAGCCAATTTGGGTGTGCTAGAGGATGACGGTAAGGTAGAAGTAAAACAAGGCCAATCTATAAAAGAGCCTCGTTTATGGCTATTTGGCTATGGTGATTGGGCAAGTCCAGGTTCAGCTACTTTAATTGGTGCTGGACGTAGTGCCAGAGAAAATACTCCCGCTTTGATTGATTTTGTGCAAGGGGTTTCTTAA
- a CDS encoding VOC family protein: MNHLIGIDNLYYQAYVAFLSKQANQSCVFTGLTMKNILFLCVANSARSQIAEGLARYYLPESIQVTSAGSIPSNLNPYAIKVMAELGIDISQQHAKAVEELDTHLVDAVITLCAEEVCPIFSRDVQRLHWPLIDPAIGSSSSDEALERFRMVRDQLRQRILILAELIKMPVGIDSIEFHGSIRVNDLAKSTAFYSWLLNTWPKEWTHRYATFIRQDLNLNMVLVVSDGKQLNHDTLYHLGINVNNRQEVIDAFFSAKNAGLTIFKPPRTTWKGTPLHELWLKDPDGNLIEIYARLTETEFLTKPQNEQPTFLVAGTECNYVN; the protein is encoded by the coding sequence ATGAACCATCTGATTGGTATAGATAATTTATATTATCAAGCATATGTCGCATTTTTATCAAAGCAAGCAAATCAATCGTGTGTATTTACAGGGCTTACTATGAAAAACATCCTATTTCTTTGTGTCGCTAATTCGGCCCGAAGCCAAATCGCTGAAGGATTGGCAAGATATTATCTGCCAGAAAGCATCCAGGTTACGAGCGCTGGATCTATACCATCTAACCTTAATCCTTATGCCATTAAGGTGATGGCAGAGTTAGGTATTGATATCAGTCAACAACATGCCAAAGCAGTTGAGGAGCTAGACACCCACCTTGTAGATGCTGTTATAACTCTGTGTGCTGAAGAGGTCTGTCCTATTTTTTCAAGAGATGTTCAACGGCTGCACTGGCCGCTAATTGATCCTGCAATTGGTTCAAGTTCGTCAGACGAAGCACTTGAGCGTTTTAGAATGGTGCGAGATCAATTGCGACAACGAATATTGATATTAGCAGAGCTAATAAAAATGCCAGTTGGTATCGACTCTATAGAGTTCCACGGTAGTATTCGGGTAAATGACTTAGCCAAGAGTACCGCGTTTTATAGTTGGTTGTTGAACACTTGGCCAAAAGAGTGGACACATCGTTATGCTACCTTTATCCGCCAAGACCTCAATTTAAATATGGTGTTAGTGGTATCTGACGGTAAGCAGCTTAATCATGACACTCTTTATCATTTAGGTATAAATGTTAATAACAGGCAAGAAGTCATTGATGCCTTTTTTAGCGCAAAAAATGCTGGCTTAACTATTTTTAAACCACCGAGAACCACTTGGAAAGGCACACCTTTACATGAGTTATGGCTAAAAGACCCTGATGGTAATTTAATCGAAATCTATGCACGTTTAACAGAGACAGAGTTTTTAACAAAACCCCAAAATGAGCAGCCAACTTTTTTAGTAGCAGGAACTGAGTGTAATTATGTCAACTAA
- a CDS encoding inorganic diphosphatase — MADFNKILDAGDVDGGVINVVVEIPTGSSHKIEWNRELAVFELDRIDPQIFAKPCNYGFIPQTLDEDGDELDALIITEQPLPTGIFLKAKVIGVMKFVDDGEVDDKIVVVPADDRDTGNAYNSLEDLPKQLINQLNFHFSHYKDLKKAGTTVVESWGDVAEAKEVIKESIQRWKDL; from the coding sequence ATGGCCGATTTTAATAAAATTCTAGATGCAGGCGACGTAGATGGCGGCGTTATCAATGTCGTCGTTGAGATTCCAACCGGTAGCAGCCACAAGATCGAGTGGAACCGTGAGCTGGCCGTCTTTGAGCTGGATCGTATCGATCCACAGATCTTTGCTAAGCCTTGCAACTATGGTTTTATTCCGCAAACTCTAGATGAAGATGGTGATGAGCTGGATGCTTTAATTATCACCGAGCAGCCGCTACCTACGGGTATCTTTTTAAAAGCGAAAGTCATCGGCGTGATGAAGTTCGTTGATGATGGCGAAGTCGATGACAAAATAGTCGTCGTTCCTGCTGATGATCGTGATACGGGCAACGCTTATAACAGTCTAGAGGACTTACCTAAGCAGCTCATTAACCAGTTGAACTTCCATTTTAGCCACTATAAAGACCTGAAAAAAGCGGGCACCACTGTAGTTGAATCATGGGGCGATGTGGCTGAGGCCAAAGAGGTCATCAAAGAGTCTATCCAGCGCTGGAAAGATCTATAA
- the lipB gene encoding lipoyl(octanoyl) transferase LipB yields MSKINDMLVSKTLHAADYNPTHEAMRVRILERIALKKEQNLRTPDELWIVDHNDVYTLGQASKKEHILQQTDTPIIQTDRGGQVTWHGHGQLVIYWLFDLNSLDWSVRQLVSHAEQALEDVINELFLNPCNKTMDANFYAKARRDAPGVYIYADSQSAQPDEAIMLGKIASLGFKIKHGFSYHGLALNINCDLAAFNAINPCGYAGMQMLRLSDFINMDKDRNENAISYTQITQKLIDNIARRHAGDITLRPVLPKS; encoded by the coding sequence ATGTCAAAAATTAATGATATGCTGGTAAGCAAAACCCTGCATGCTGCTGACTATAACCCTACTCATGAGGCTATGCGCGTGCGGATACTGGAACGTATAGCGCTAAAAAAAGAGCAAAATTTGCGCACGCCAGATGAGCTGTGGATCGTCGATCATAATGATGTCTATACCTTAGGACAGGCTAGCAAAAAAGAGCATATCTTGCAGCAGACAGATACCCCTATTATTCAGACTGACCGCGGTGGTCAAGTCACTTGGCATGGGCATGGCCAGTTAGTCATTTATTGGTTATTTGATTTAAATAGCTTAGATTGGAGTGTACGTCAGCTCGTCTCGCACGCTGAGCAGGCGCTCGAGGACGTAATCAATGAGCTATTTCTTAATCCTTGTAACAAAACTATGGACGCAAATTTTTATGCTAAAGCTCGCCGCGATGCGCCGGGCGTTTATATTTACGCGGATAGTCAAAGCGCTCAGCCCGACGAAGCTATTATGCTTGGCAAAATCGCCTCTTTAGGCTTTAAGATTAAGCATGGCTTTAGCTATCATGGCTTAGCGCTAAACATTAACTGCGACTTGGCCGCCTTTAATGCTATTAACCCGTGCGGTTATGCTGGTATGCAAATGCTCCGATTATCTGACTTTATTAATATGGATAAAGACCGTAATGAAAACGCTATTAGCTATACTCAAATCACACAAAAACTTATAGACAATATCGCCCGTCGTCATGCTGGCGATATAACTTTGCGTCCGGTACTGCCTAAGTCGTAG
- a CDS encoding coniferyl aldehyde dehydrogenase, with amino-acid sequence MTDNNQTSYQADDQIIAQTSDHMANKPKKPLSISRTIEEMQTQFSRLHKLSRHQPINDWMTRSEQLDNLELLLSDNQELLTKAISADFGYRSESETQFAELFPSFTGISHAKKYGKKWMKPRRAAISALYMPATNEIQPQPLGVVGIMVPWNYPLFLAVGPMIDALAAGNRIMVKMSEAAPKFAQAFAEVVARYFSPDMVCVVLGEVDIAEEFSKLPFDHLLYTGSTAVGKKVMAAAAPNLTPVTLELGGKSPVIILDGANLEAAVNRVMMGKTLNAGQTCIAPDYVLVQRKHHQQFISLAKDWMNKHYPNISDNPDYSRIINTQQFKRVKGYLDQLGGEGVHQLTDVEPNIDSRLMPPIIISEPDSDSEVMQNEIFAPLLPLVHYDTLDDAIDYVNARPRPLALYVFGDNQNEIEQVRSHTVSGGMCINEVVLHVVQHDLPFGGVGHSGTGAYHGQAGFERLSHMKPIFIQSKVNGLNLLLPPYGGLFKKAMAIMLK; translated from the coding sequence ATGACCGATAATAATCAGACCAGCTATCAAGCCGATGATCAAATTATTGCACAAACTAGCGATCATATGGCAAACAAACCCAAAAAACCACTTAGTATCTCTAGAACGATTGAGGAGATGCAAACACAGTTTTCACGCCTGCATAAGCTTAGCCGCCATCAGCCTATCAATGATTGGATGACTCGCTCTGAGCAATTAGATAATTTAGAGCTATTGTTAAGCGATAATCAAGAGCTGTTAACAAAAGCTATCAGTGCTGACTTTGGCTATCGCAGCGAGTCTGAGACCCAGTTTGCTGAGTTATTTCCTAGTTTTACGGGTATTAGTCACGCCAAAAAGTACGGTAAAAAATGGATGAAACCGCGCCGCGCTGCTATCTCAGCTTTATACATGCCAGCGACTAATGAGATTCAGCCGCAGCCTTTAGGCGTGGTCGGTATCATGGTGCCTTGGAACTATCCGCTGTTTTTGGCAGTAGGGCCGATGATTGACGCTCTTGCCGCAGGCAACCGGATTATGGTAAAAATGAGCGAAGCTGCGCCAAAATTCGCCCAAGCTTTTGCTGAGGTGGTCGCGCGTTATTTCTCACCTGATATGGTCTGTGTGGTACTAGGCGAGGTCGATATCGCCGAAGAGTTCAGCAAGCTGCCTTTTGATCATCTGCTTTATACTGGCTCAACCGCTGTCGGCAAAAAAGTCATGGCGGCCGCCGCGCCAAACTTAACGCCAGTGACTTTGGAGCTGGGCGGTAAATCGCCGGTAATCATCTTGGACGGCGCTAACTTAGAAGCAGCAGTGAACCGGGTGATGATGGGTAAGACCCTCAATGCCGGTCAGACTTGTATCGCTCCAGATTATGTTTTAGTGCAGCGCAAGCATCATCAGCAGTTTATTAGTTTAGCCAAAGATTGGATGAATAAGCATTATCCTAATATCAGTGATAATCCTGATTATTCGCGTATTATTAATACTCAGCAGTTCAAGCGTGTCAAAGGCTATTTGGATCAGTTAGGCGGTGAGGGCGTTCATCAACTGACCGATGTTGAACCTAATATCGACAGCCGTTTGATGCCTCCTATCATTATTAGTGAACCAGACTCTGATAGTGAAGTGATGCAAAACGAGATCTTTGCGCCGCTCTTGCCGCTGGTGCACTATGATACGCTAGACGATGCGATTGATTATGTCAATGCGCGCCCACGTCCTCTAGCCTTATATGTGTTTGGTGATAATCAAAACGAGATAGAGCAGGTGCGCTCGCATACGGTTTCTGGGGGTATGTGTATCAATGAAGTGGTGCTACATGTAGTACAGCATGATTTGCCGTTTGGCGGGGTTGGGCACTCAGGTACAGGCGCTTATCATGGCCAAGCTGGTTTTGAGCGTTTAAGCCATATGAAGCCTATATTTATTCAAAGTAAAGTCAATGGTTTGAACTTGTTATTACCACCTTATGGCGGCCTGTTCAAAAAAGCAATGGCTATCATGCTCAAGTAA
- a CDS encoding glycine betaine ABC transporter substrate-binding protein — protein MRQWTALSLLLLSLLLSTSASAADSSACASPIKFGALTWESGQFTTGVLKYITKSGYGCMVEEVPGAGPALENALLQDDIQVIGEQWIGRSPILEQAISDNKVTIIGDTLEGGATQGWYVPQYVMDDHPGLRRYQDLPEYAELFKDPENPGEARFMNCPAGWACEIFNVRLLKNTGLDRIFNITSPGTGAALDAEISSAFEQRKPLLFYYWQPTGLMAKYDFAPLEFPKHDKSCWDDLLLADGTSDCVTGFPVSPLAIAVSTPFLNNNPQVAAAFKKVQFTPSQLNGAILSMSENQRSGDEQALIFLRENPSVWQNWLSPEAATALASDLGISLTGALAGDTSIDSPLNESTESGNLLSLSSSFPEWSLETPLNKALANVVRDYGEVFRSISSVTLTYLLLPIERLLTVIPPWLIIALVTILAWFGVRKVWFAIACGVGLFLIGAFGLWGALVDTLALLIVSVLVTVVIGIPIGIAMSSSQLLRRIITPILDVMQTMPSFVYLIPVLMLFGIGKVPALFATIIYALPPLIRLTTLGIRQVNHEMIEAGRSFGSTHWQLLIWIKLPQALPSIMAGINQAVMMSLAMVVLASMIGAPGLGEDVLQSIQTLNIGQGLQAGTAIVIVAIIIDRISQAFGQGRRARQKTIAENRRIIG, from the coding sequence ATGCGCCAATGGACTGCTCTAAGCTTACTCTTATTAAGCTTGTTATTATCTACGTCCGCTTCTGCGGCCGACTCCTCAGCGTGTGCAAGCCCTATCAAATTTGGCGCGCTGACTTGGGAGAGTGGACAGTTCACTACAGGGGTTCTTAAGTACATCACCAAGAGCGGCTATGGCTGTATGGTCGAGGAGGTGCCAGGGGCGGGGCCGGCGCTTGAAAACGCGCTACTACAAGATGATATCCAAGTGATTGGGGAGCAGTGGATAGGGCGCTCGCCGATCTTGGAGCAAGCGATCAGCGATAATAAGGTGACCATTATCGGCGACACTTTAGAGGGCGGTGCGACACAAGGCTGGTACGTGCCGCAGTACGTGATGGATGATCATCCAGGTCTGCGCCGTTATCAAGATTTGCCTGAGTACGCTGAGCTGTTCAAAGACCCTGAAAACCCCGGTGAAGCCCGTTTTATGAACTGTCCAGCGGGCTGGGCTTGTGAGATATTTAACGTACGTTTGCTCAAAAATACCGGCTTAGATCGTATTTTTAACATCACTAGCCCCGGCACGGGAGCGGCGCTTGATGCGGAGATCTCCTCAGCGTTTGAGCAGCGTAAGCCATTATTGTTTTACTATTGGCAGCCAACGGGCCTCATGGCCAAGTACGACTTTGCGCCCTTAGAGTTTCCTAAACATGATAAGAGCTGCTGGGATGATTTATTACTGGCTGACGGCACCTCCGACTGCGTAACTGGCTTTCCGGTGTCGCCCTTAGCCATTGCCGTATCTACGCCTTTTTTAAATAATAATCCTCAGGTAGCAGCCGCTTTCAAAAAAGTTCAATTTACTCCCAGTCAGCTCAATGGCGCGATTCTCTCAATGAGTGAAAACCAGCGTAGTGGTGATGAGCAAGCACTGATTTTTTTGCGCGAAAACCCAAGCGTTTGGCAAAATTGGCTGTCTCCAGAGGCGGCTACTGCTTTGGCAAGCGATTTAGGTATTAGCTTAACGGGAGCTTTAGCAGGCGATACCAGCATAGACTCGCCGCTCAATGAGAGCACTGAGTCCGGCAATCTATTAAGTTTATCCTCAAGCTTTCCTGAGTGGTCGCTTGAGACACCGCTAAATAAAGCCTTAGCCAACGTAGTTCGCGACTATGGCGAGGTGTTTCGTAGCATTAGTAGCGTAACCTTGACTTATTTACTGCTGCCGATTGAGCGGCTATTAACAGTGATTCCGCCTTGGCTAATTATTGCTTTGGTGACCATATTAGCGTGGTTTGGCGTACGCAAAGTCTGGTTCGCTATCGCTTGCGGGGTAGGGCTGTTTTTGATTGGAGCGTTTGGGCTTTGGGGCGCGCTAGTTGATACTTTAGCGTTACTCATCGTCTCGGTATTAGTGACGGTGGTCATCGGTATTCCTATCGGGATTGCCATGTCGAGCAGTCAGCTATTACGCAGAATCATCACGCCCATACTGGATGTGATGCAAACCATGCCAAGCTTTGTCTATCTGATACCGGTGCTGATGCTGTTCGGTATTGGTAAAGTACCGGCATTATTTGCCACTATTATCTACGCGCTGCCACCTTTGATACGTCTCACCACTTTAGGCATCAGGCAGGTCAATCACGAGATGATTGAAGCGGGTCGCTCCTTTGGTAGTACGCACTGGCAGCTACTGATTTGGATCAAACTGCCGCAAGCACTGCCTAGCATCATGGCGGGTATCAATCAGGCGGTGATGATGTCGCTTGCGATGGTGGTACTAGCATCGATGATTGGTGCGCCGGGACTTGGAGAGGACGTGCTGCAATCGATTCAAACGCTCAATATCGGACAAGGCTTACAAGCAGGCACCGCTATCGTCATTGTTGCCATTATTATTGACCGTATTAGCCAAGCCTTCGGGCAAGGCCGCCGCGCACGCCAAAAAACCATTGCTGAGAATAGACGCATCATTGGTTAA